One Companilactobacillus heilongjiangensis genomic window, GTACGTCAGATAGGTCTACATTAATAAATTTTAGAAATAAGGTAAAATCTTCTACAACATTGTCTAAATTATTTATGCAATCTTTCAATTGATCAGGTAGTTCGTCCTTAGACAAAACCGTTTGATTAATTATAGAATCTCCGCCATTAAAGATATGGAGGTGGGGTGTAGGAATATCGTCATGATCCGTTCCGATTATATCAAATCTCATCATCGGCCCATGTGACTTAGAATTAAGTATTATTGTTAGCTTGTTTTTATTTACATGCCCTGTCCGTGCAACTATACTATCAAATTTTTCTTTTGAGGTGAATTTTCCCTTTACTTTAAAATATTTTTGTAATCCTTTGGCGGGAACAGCTAGTAAATTAAGTTCAGAATCTTTCTCAAGATTCTTTAATTTTGAAAAATCATTTTTTTCCATGATTAGTTCTCCTCAAAAATATAATTTGCATATTCATTATATATTGAACATACGAGGAATACATCTTTATAACGGGAAAATACTTGTATTGTGGGAATTAAATGGTTCATTATCCACTAATGCTGTCTTTAATAGATAGTTAAGTGATTAAAGATTTGAAAGCAGGAGATAGAACATACCTCTTGAGTAACTTGATATATGGTAAATAAAGTAGTCTTTATAAATGTGAAGTATTACCGAAGAGCATAATAAGACTACCAGATAATGCTTCCATACTTTTTTGTTTTTTAATACATTATTTATTATTACAAACCTAGTA contains:
- a CDS encoding DUF6978 family protein encodes the protein MEKNDFSKLKNLEKDSELNLLAVPAKGLQKYFKVKGKFTSKEKFDSIVARTGHVNKNKLTIILNSKSHGPMMRFDIIGTDHDDIPTPHLHIFNGGDSIINQTVLSKDELPDQLKDCINNLDNVVEDFTLFLKFINVDLSDVQITADFV